The segment TCAAACTTAGTACCAATCGTACTAGTAGCTGCCTTAATTATCTTAGGATTATGGCTTATACCAGATGGCATGATTAAAGGTTTTACTGTATTTGGTCAAGGAGTCGTCATTGTAGCAATTTTTGGTTTGATTATTGGAGCGATTCAACAATTAGTAGGAATTACTTTGATCAAAGGTATTGCACCTGTTTCAGAAGGAATCGAGGTTGTTGGTGGAATTGCGCTTACTTTAGCAGGTGCATTTTGTTTGGTAGCATTTATCACGAAAGTATTTAATAAACCATTGCTCAAATTAGGTGAAGCGATGGGAATGAATGAAATTGCAGCGGCTGGAATGGTGGCTACATTGGCCAATAATATTCCCATGTTCCAAATGATGAAGGATATGGATAATAGAGGGAAAATTATCAATGTGGCTTTTGCTGTATCTGCTTCATTTGTGCTGGGAGATCATTTAGGATTTACAGCAGGGGTGGCAAAAGAGATGATTTTTCCAATGATGGTTGGTAAATTGGTTGCGGGAGTAACTGCGATTTTTGTAGCAATTTTTATGGCTAACAGAATGTTAGGTAAGAAGGCTGAGGTGCAACAGTAGTATGTCAGAGTTAAGTCGTGAAATGATAGAGAGTTTAGTACGACAGTTGGTAAATGAAAAATTAATGCCTACTAAAAAAATAGATCCAAGTGGAGTTTTATCAATCAAATTACCAGAAATCAATGTATCAGAGGAAGATCGTTTGGATACGGGAAAACCTTCCGATATTGTTTATACAAAAGATTTGATTTCATTACAAGAAAGCCCACGTTTAGGATGCGGGCTAATGATAATGAAAGACACGACATTTGATTGGCTGTTAGAGTACGATGAAATTGATTATGTTATCTCTGGTCAATTAAGTATTCTAATAGAGGATCGAGAAATTTCTGCTGGACCAGGTGAGATTATATTGATACCTAAAGGCAATCATATCAAATTTTCAGTTACTGGTGAAGCTCGCTTCCTCTACATCACCTATCCTGCCAATTGGCAAGATCAATAGAAGTGGATGATTTAAGACACGAGGTATTGTATGATAGAAATATAAAACTAAATATCAGCTAGAGATATTAGGGAATGAGGTGCGAATCCTCAACAGCCCCTTTCTACTGTGACATGGACGAAATCTTATTACTCACTGAGAGAATCTTGGGAAGAGAAGATAGTAGGTCGAAATGAAGTCAGGATATCTAATTTCTTTAGCGCTGGATAAATATCAGGGTGGTACATCCAGCAATCACGGACAATATTTTGTTTTTGTAAGAAAAGCTTATAATATTGTGACGGGACTGCTGTTATTAAAGACACTCTTTAGTGTCTTTTTTTTACGAAAAAAATAACTGAGGTGATGAGAAATGAAAAAAGTAGTAGGAATATTAATGGTAATGATCGTCGGTATTATTTTGTCCGGATGCAGCGATAACCCTCAAGATGCTCAAGAATCAGCAAGTACCGAACAAACTGTGCAAGCAAAAGTCGAGGTCATTTTAAAGGAAGATGATAAAGAAATCAGCTCTAAATCGATCGACTTTAAAGACGGAGACAGTCTGTATGACGTCATGAAAAACAACTTCGAAATCAAAGACGATAACGGTTTTATTACTTCTATTGATGGACACACGCAAAATCAAGATCAGCAAAAATACTGGATGTACACTGTGAATGGTGAGGAAGCAACGACAGGCGCAAAAGAGTTGAAAGTAAAAAATGGTGACGAGATAGTCTTTAACTTGGCGGGTATGAAGTAGTATGGTCTAAACGAAAATTTGATTGTGAGGTTTCTATATGCGGTATAAGACAAGAGAAATCGCGGTACTATCGTTACTGACAGCTCTTTGTGTCGTGGGGCGGCTGCTGACGAACTGGCTGCCGAATATGCAACCGATCACGGCAATCTTACTGCTGATCAGCTTTTATATGGGGTGGCGGCAAGCGATGGTGGTCAGTACATTATCGATATTGATCACCAACTTTTATTTGGGCATGGGAATTTGGACGTTTGCCCAGATTCTGTCCTTTATTTTAGTGATCATCTTTAGCAGCCTGTTGGACCACTATCTTCCTTGGCTGACGAAAAGGCTGGTTTTCCAAGTCATCCTGTGTGTCGCCGTAAGTATGCTGTATGGTTTTCTCGTAACATTGATGTTGGCTCCTTTTTGGGGCGTAACGAAATTTTGGCCCTACTATTTGGCGGGAGTCAGCTTCGATGTGATGCATAGTATCAGCACGGTCGGATTTTTCTTAGTATTGAAGCAGCCTCTTTCCAAAATATTTGGTCAGTATCTTCGTGTAGAGACCACCAAAGTAAAGCAAATCGATTCGAAATAAGTAACTTTAGAAAATTTTTTGAAGTATTCTATTTATTGAGGGTTAGTATAGTCAGAACTTAGGGGGGAATTCACCTCCGCCTAAACAGTCGTCGGTGCTACGATCCTCAATACGATCATTGTGGAAGTGACTCGCAACCTGATCGCCGAGGGCATCCAGTATCCGCCAATCTTTTATTCAGCCAACTTAGACGGCGGCGATAAATTGAATCAAGAGCTTTTTGAAAATTATCGAGAAATGATCCACTATCGTTTGTAAGAAATATTAAAACATACCAGCCTACAGTTAAACTGTGGGGCTGGTATGTTTTTTATCATCCTAGTATTTTTTAGTTTACAGGTTATTTATAACAGATTTATCAAAAAAACTGTTTAATAAAAAAACATATATGACAGTAAATACTGAGGTTAATTAACTAATTTTCTTAAATCCGTTGTAGTGGAGATATCAGATAAATTTCAAAAAATAATTTTGTTCGCTTTACAAAAACAAACATACGTTCGTATAATGAGTTAGAGAGGTGTTTGTTATGGCGAATTTCGATTATTCTAAAGAACCATTGCG is part of the Enterococcus mediterraneensis genome and harbors:
- the eutH gene encoding ethanolamine utilization protein EutH, encoding MSINEIIMYIMVLFMVIGGIDKCIGNKLGLGEKFEEGIMAMGSLALSMVGIITLAPVLANILSPIVVPVYTLLGADPSMFATTLLANDMGGFALAQQMAHDPQAGLFAGAILGAMMGPTIVFTIPVALGIIEKEDQRFLATGVLCGIITIPIGCFVGGLVAGMPIGMILSNLVPIVLVAALIILGLWLIPDGMIKGFTVFGQGVVIVAIFGLIIGAIQQLVGITLIKGIAPVSEGIEVVGGIALTLAGAFCLVAFITKVFNKPLLKLGEAMGMNEIAAAGMVATLANNIPMFQMMKDMDNRGKIINVAFAVSASFVLGDHLGFTAGVAKEMIFPMMVGKLVAGVTAIFVAIFMANRMLGKKAEVQQ
- a CDS encoding ethanolamine utilization protein EutQ; its protein translation is MSELSREMIESLVRQLVNEKLMPTKKIDPSGVLSIKLPEINVSEEDRLDTGKPSDIVYTKDLISLQESPRLGCGLMIMKDTTFDWLLEYDEIDYVISGQLSILIEDREISAGPGEIILIPKGNHIKFSVTGEARFLYITYPANWQDQ
- a CDS encoding DUF4430 domain-containing protein, yielding MKKVVGILMVMIVGIILSGCSDNPQDAQESASTEQTVQAKVEVILKEDDKEISSKSIDFKDGDSLYDVMKNNFEIKDDNGFITSIDGHTQNQDQQKYWMYTVNGEEATTGAKELKVKNGDEIVFNLAGMK
- a CDS encoding ECF transporter S component, with product MRYKTREIAVLSLLTALCVVGRLLTNWLPNMQPITAILLLISFYMGWRQAMVVSTLSILITNFYLGMGIWTFAQILSFILVIIFSSLLDHYLPWLTKRLVFQVILCVAVSMLYGFLVTLMLAPFWGVTKFWPYYLAGVSFDVMHSISTVGFFLVLKQPLSKIFGQYLRVETTKVKQIDSK